From a region of the Monodelphis domestica isolate mMonDom1 chromosome 8, mMonDom1.pri, whole genome shotgun sequence genome:
- the LOC107649816 gene encoding zinc finger protein OZF-like: protein MFKDVAVDFTQEEWLLLAPPQKELYKEVMLENAQNLLSVGLPVPLDDVISYLEQRETPWMLEQEGLSGCFLGEIRPVLKMTPTEVSFSVEETEKQKFMSDGLDNLAWREFCIEFQNSSLPEHQRMISEGKSHECNQCEKTFMHRSNLDVHQRIHTGEKPYECKQCGKIFSHSSVLAIHQRIHTGEKPYKCKQCGKAFSQTSGLAVHQRIHTGEKPYECKQCGKTFTAISSLVHHQRIHTGEKPYECKQCGKKFSQTSTLDSHQRIHTGEKPYECKQCGKTFSHSSVLAVHHKVHTGEKPYECKQCGKAFSQTSGLASHQRMHTGEKPYECKQCGKAFSQISTLASHQRIHTGEKPYECKQCGKTFSQTSGLASHQRMHTGEKPYECKQCGKAFSRTSGLASHQAMHTGEKPYECKQCGKTFSRTSGLASHQTMHTGEKPYECKQCGKAFSRTSGLASHQKMHTREKPYEFKQYGKVQLVLHSCSA, encoded by the exons AtgttcaaggatgtggctgtggacttcacccaggaggagtggcTCCTCTTGGCCCCTCCCCAGAAGGAACTGTACAAAGAGGTGATGCTGGAAAATGCCCagaacctgctctctgtgg GGCTTCCAGTTCCCCTAGACGATGTGATCTCTTATTTGGAGCAGAGGGAAACCCCATGGATGCTGGAGCAAGAAGGTCTGAGTGGCTGCTTCCTAG GTGAGATCAGACCTGTTTTGAAAATGACTCCAACAGAAGTGAGCTTTTCtgtggaagaaactgagaaacaaaAATTCATGAGTGATGGTCTGGATAACTTAGCTTGGAGAGAATTCTGCATTGAATTTCAAAATTCATCCCTTCCTGAACATCAAAGAATGATCTCTGAGGGAAAGTCtcatgaatgtaatcagtgtgaaAAGACTTTTATGCACAGGTCTAATCTTgatgtacatcagagaatccacactggggagaaaccttatgaatgcaagcaatgtggaaagatatTCAGTCACAGTTCTGttcttgctatacatcagagaatccacactggggagaaaccttataaatgcaagCAATGCGGAAAGGCATTCAGTCAAACCTCcggtcttgctgtacatcagagaattcacactggggagaaaccttatgaatgcaagcaatgtggaaagacattcactgCAATCTCCAGTCTTGTtcatcatcagagaatccacactggggagaaaccttatgaatgcaagcaatgtggaaagaaatTCAGCCAAACTTCCACTCTTGAttcacatcagagaattcacactggggagaaaccttatgaatgcaagcaatgtggaaagacattcagtcacaGTTCTGTTCTTGCTGTACATCATAaagtccacactggagagaaaccttatgaatgcaagcaatgtggaaaggcattcagtcaaACCTCTGGTCTTGCTtcacatcagagaatgcacactggggagaaaccttatgaatgcaagcaatgtggaaaggcattcagtcaaATCTCCACTCTTGcttcacatcagagaatccacactggggagaaaccttatgaatgcaagcaatgtggaaagacattcagtcaaaCCTCCGGTCTTGCTTCACATCAGAGAAtgcatactggggagaaaccttatgaatgcaaacaatgtggaaaagcATTCAGTCGAACCTCTGGTCTTGCTTCACATCAGGcaatgcacactggggagaaaccttatgaatgcaagcaatgtggaaagacattcagtcgaaCCTCTGGTCTTGCTTCGCATCAGAcaatgcacactggggagaaaccttatgaatgcaagcaatgtggaaaggcattcagtcgAACCTCCGGTCTTGCTTCACATCAGAAAATGCACACtagggagaaaccttatgaattcAAGCAATATGGAAAGGTTCAGTTGGTGCTCCACTCTTGTTCTGCATGA